A genomic window from Triticum urartu cultivar G1812 chromosome 7, Tu2.1, whole genome shotgun sequence includes:
- the LOC125524178 gene encoding 36.4 kDa proline-rich protein-like: MRGPRPRLFPLVQSAGSRRKRHRLPSAVGAAAYPPSSASPLASAATPDPPLPRLERLPRAAVPHPSSVVAPRSRSSPTTPPPHLRRCFLPRPPPHWTPSTAPQALLWISRPHSSRAVGPGSRRSCTATPPQELRRQVKSGDLCNDNKRVCEALHIKYFLEEHCIAKFAFKIVNSA, from the exons ATGAGAGGGCCTCGTCCCCGTCTCTTTCCACTCGTCCAGAGCGCGGGCAGCCGCCGCAAGCGCCACCGCTTACCCTCGGCCGTCGGCGCCGCCGCCTACCCTCCGTCGTCGGCGTCCCCTCTTGCGTCCGCCGCCACGCCGGACCCTCCTCTGCCCCGCCTCGAGCGCCTCCCTCGAGCAGCCGTTCCCCATCCCAGCAGCGTCGTCGCTCCCCGAAGCCGCTCCAGCCCAACAACACCGCCCCCGCACCTACGCCGGTGCTTCCTCCCACGTCCGCCGCCACACTGGACCCCCTCTACCGCGCCTCAAGCACTTCTCTGGATCAGCCGCCCCCATTCCAGCAGGGCCGTCGGACCCGGCAGCCGCCGCTCCTGCACAGCAACGCCGCCCCAGGAGCTACGCCGGCAG GTAAAATCTGGCGATCTATGTAACGACAACAAGAGAGTTTGTGAAGCATTGCATATAAAGTATTTTCTTGAAGAACATTGCATAGCAAAGTTTGCCTTCAAGATTGTTAATTCAGCATGA